In Desulfobacterales bacterium, one genomic interval encodes:
- a CDS encoding BamA/TamA family outer membrane protein gives MNEATIDMGPFGIRLLRIHMKKWLFPLLAFLFVFPAPTVFAQGVRVGPDGEFSPQTLSVPYAFYNENFGFAAGYIYGKVGRPQKQAMLLATAVVGTKGGMGFLVGRDIQMPWIDRLFLDPTVSVGYFSDIESYIDGNRNFPTERAGANNSDEDNYVDGDGWDNFFRLNFKYLLPIGYGRDNIITTYKIKDGLLASDPKGGESFNPFKSGRSYLQLRPFYRSQEIDGSEVNTKVKTNGLDFTVFWDNRDFAANPSKGFGLRGRASRDFGWFDSSDSWTNFEGELDVYFPIKMGSWLRQGVLALNHWTSYSPTWDIQSNGEINNRPPAYTGSTLGGLWRMRGFPAQRFNDKAATYYAAELRLIPEWNPFNNWPRVQKAVGIKWLQFVPFFEIGRVAPEYDIGRLHSDMRWNAGLGIRAWAQGIVIRIDTAYSREGVGVQMMIAQPFQF, from the coding sequence ATGAATGAGGCGACAATTGATATGGGGCCTTTCGGAATTCGACTTCTGCGGATTCATATGAAAAAGTGGCTGTTTCCTCTATTGGCTTTTCTTTTTGTCTTTCCGGCACCAACTGTATTTGCCCAGGGCGTTCGGGTGGGGCCGGATGGCGAATTTTCGCCACAAACCCTCAGTGTGCCCTACGCCTTTTACAACGAGAATTTTGGATTTGCCGCCGGATACATTTACGGAAAAGTCGGCCGTCCTCAAAAGCAAGCCATGCTGCTGGCCACGGCCGTTGTCGGGACCAAGGGCGGGATGGGTTTTCTGGTGGGCCGTGACATCCAGATGCCATGGATTGATCGTCTGTTTCTGGATCCGACCGTCTCGGTGGGCTATTTCAGTGATATCGAATCCTATATTGACGGTAACCGCAACTTCCCAACCGAACGCGCCGGCGCCAACAACTCAGATGAGGATAATTATGTCGATGGTGACGGCTGGGATAATTTTTTCCGGCTAAACTTCAAATACCTGCTGCCAATCGGCTACGGGCGGGACAACATTATCACCACCTATAAAATTAAGGACGGCTTGCTGGCTTCCGATCCCAAAGGTGGGGAGTCCTTCAATCCGTTTAAAAGCGGCCGCAGCTACTTGCAGCTGCGCCCCTTTTATCGCTCCCAGGAGATCGACGGCAGTGAGGTCAATACGAAGGTCAAAACAAACGGTCTTGATTTTACGGTTTTCTGGGACAACCGCGATTTTGCCGCCAACCCTTCCAAGGGCTTTGGATTACGGGGCAGGGCCTCACGGGATTTTGGCTGGTTTGACAGCTCGGATTCATGGACTAACTTTGAGGGGGAGCTGGATGTCTATTTTCCGATCAAAATGGGCAGCTGGCTGCGCCAGGGGGTTCTGGCCCTCAATCACTGGACATCCTATTCGCCGACCTGGGACATCCAATCCAATGGTGAGATCAACAACCGGCCGCCGGCCTATACGGGCTCGACCCTGGGTGGTCTCTGGCGCATGCGGGGTTTTCCTGCACAGCGCTTCAACGACAAGGCCGCCACCTACTATGCGGCAGAGCTGCGTTTGATTCCCGAGTGGAATCCGTTTAATAACTGGCCCCGGGTTCAGAAGGCAGTAGGCATCAAATGGCTGCAGTTTGTGCCCTTTTTCGAAATCGGGCGTGTGGCGCCTGAATATGATATTGGGCGCTTACATTCGGACATGCGCTGGAATGCCGGTCTGGGCATCCGGGCCTGGGCGCAGGGCATTGTTATCCGTATTGACACGGCCTATTCCAGGGAGGGCGTCGGTGTCCAGATGATGATCGCCCAGCCGTTTCAATTCTAA
- a CDS encoding alpha/beta fold hydrolase, producing MTRFKRRLLIATATVVLVLLVVGVWLYFSFFASTSAALRHAEAFIFRRMKVAQLAEQGTYRFFFVTNRRLASNEGPLKTRFGNERETRLKFGYFDARIQPTVGLGMLINPSEWFENEEIQLKSVNTLEQAEFVKKVQKLIQASPYRSLLIVVHGFREAFESGLRKTAFVGHVLDINSPVLVFDWPGNQGSTPRGYLRARQVAEASGAELADTLQLIIDEIKPDRLWLLANSMGAEVVVDAFSLLYQEADLADAQTEIEDVVLTAPDVDHEEFNNQLKLELKALALKTTVYVSSNDRALLISRVINRAKRLGESTVSPDMMGEAVRVANLVEPGSGRIDLVDVTPVNRTRNFHNFSLETPEFFDELFLRLTNIDVPNHRPMYQVEGPNGAVYWVLTRGR from the coding sequence ATGACACGTTTCAAACGACGCTTGTTGATCGCCACGGCAACGGTCGTACTGGTGTTGCTGGTTGTGGGGGTCTGGCTATATTTTTCCTTTTTTGCTTCTACAAGTGCGGCCTTGCGCCACGCGGAGGCCTTTATATTTCGACGCATGAAGGTGGCGCAACTGGCCGAGCAAGGCACGTACCGGTTCTTTTTTGTTACCAATCGTCGTTTGGCATCCAATGAAGGTCCGCTTAAGACTCGCTTCGGCAATGAGCGTGAAACGCGTCTTAAGTTCGGGTATTTTGATGCCCGCATCCAGCCCACGGTGGGTCTGGGCATGCTCATCAATCCCAGCGAGTGGTTCGAAAACGAAGAAATCCAGCTCAAGTCGGTAAACACGCTGGAGCAGGCGGAATTTGTCAAGAAAGTCCAAAAGCTGATTCAAGCTTCCCCCTATCGATCTTTGTTGATTGTGGTGCACGGCTTCAGGGAGGCCTTTGAGTCCGGGCTGCGCAAAACCGCCTTTGTGGGTCATGTCCTGGACATCAACTCGCCGGTGCTGGTTTTTGACTGGCCCGGCAACCAGGGCTCTACGCCGCGCGGCTACCTTCGGGCGCGCCAGGTGGCTGAAGCGTCCGGGGCGGAGCTGGCTGATACGCTGCAGTTGATCATTGACGAGATTAAACCCGATAGATTGTGGCTGTTGGCCAACAGTATGGGGGCCGAGGTGGTGGTGGATGCCTTCAGCCTGCTTTACCAGGAGGCAGATCTGGCCGATGCACAAACCGAAATCGAAGATGTGGTGCTGACTGCACCGGATGTCGATCACGAAGAGTTTAACAACCAGCTTAAACTGGAACTTAAAGCCCTGGCGCTGAAAACGACCGTTTATGTTTCCTCCAACGATCGGGCGTTGCTGATCAGCCGTGTCATCAATCGCGCCAAACGGCTGGGCGAAAGCACCGTCAGCCCGGACATGATGGGAGAGGCGGTGCGGGTGGCCAATCTGGTCGAGCCGGGCAGCGGCCGGATAGATCTGGTAGATGTCACGCCGGTAAACCGCACGCGCAATTTTCATAATTTCAGCCTGGAGACCCCGGAGTTTTTTGACGAACTGTTCCTGCGGCTGACCAACATCGACGTCCCCAATCATCGGCCGATGTACCAGGTCGAAGGACCCAATGGGGCCGTCTACTGGGTACTGACCCGTGGCCGCTAG
- a CDS encoding alpha/beta hydrolase yields the protein MRCIDILVNRLRGYHLSWFLIGSVVCGVLLIIQGCDGPPLKPWHTEKLTEEFTVDMTDKIQTFDDYRKLEDRLFKQLEEEVYARTATGPEYALVRYSAGSAADPQPHRPNWNRSFEFTTSQPIGGVLLLHGMSDSPYSLRVLGQTLKQRNYWVIGLRLPGHGTAPSGLKYIHWQDMAAAVRLAVAHLATKVGKKPIHLVGYSNGAPLTLNYALEAFEKENLPTPASLVLISPSIGLHPAAALAKWKRRLSILPGLGGMAWLSVIPEFDPFKYNSFATNAGEQVHSLTRSVAQRIAARARADKNPVLPPTLVLKSTVDATVSTDAVVDRLLKHLKPNRHELVLFDINRFAAKTSLLIADPAPFTARLTADKGLPFDLTLVTNANPQSRAVVARYKPPFSTEVSKIEPLHLSWPRGVISLSHVALPFAPDDPLYGQGPPTKIDALFLGQMAIQGERDLLKIPYSFLLRIRFNPFYVYLETRVLEWFDQAEE from the coding sequence ATGAGATGCATAGACATTTTGGTTAACCGTCTGCGCGGATATCATTTAAGCTGGTTCCTGATCGGTTCTGTAGTCTGCGGGGTTTTATTAATAATTCAGGGCTGTGACGGTCCGCCCCTGAAGCCCTGGCATACCGAGAAGCTGACAGAAGAATTTACAGTCGATATGACCGATAAGATCCAGACCTTTGATGACTATCGCAAGCTGGAAGATCGCCTGTTTAAGCAACTGGAGGAAGAGGTTTACGCCCGCACGGCAACCGGACCGGAATATGCGCTGGTGCGTTACAGCGCCGGCAGCGCCGCTGACCCGCAACCGCATCGACCCAACTGGAACCGCAGCTTTGAATTTACCACCAGCCAACCGATCGGTGGCGTTCTGCTATTGCATGGGATGTCGGATTCGCCATACAGCCTGCGGGTATTAGGCCAAACACTGAAGCAACGCAACTACTGGGTTATCGGTCTGCGACTGCCCGGCCACGGCACCGCGCCTTCCGGGCTGAAATACATCCACTGGCAGGACATGGCCGCTGCCGTGCGGCTGGCGGTGGCACACCTGGCAACCAAGGTCGGGAAAAAGCCGATCCATCTGGTGGGCTATTCCAACGGGGCACCGCTAACGCTAAATTACGCACTCGAAGCGTTTGAAAAAGAAAATTTACCCACACCGGCCAGCCTGGTGCTGATTTCCCCTTCCATCGGTCTGCACCCGGCAGCGGCGCTGGCCAAATGGAAACGGCGACTATCGATTTTGCCCGGTCTTGGGGGGATGGCCTGGTTGTCGGTGATACCTGAATTCGATCCATTTAAGTACAATTCCTTTGCTACCAATGCCGGTGAGCAGGTTCACAGCCTGACCCGCTCGGTGGCCCAGCGTATCGCTGCCCGGGCCCGCGCCGATAAGAACCCGGTTTTACCGCCGACGCTGGTCTTAAAGTCCACCGTCGATGCCACGGTCTCAACGGATGCTGTGGTTGACCGTTTGCTCAAGCATCTCAAGCCGAACAGGCATGAGCTCGTGCTATTCGACATCAACCGCTTTGCAGCCAAGACCAGTTTGCTGATCGCCGATCCGGCACCGTTTACGGCCCGTTTGACAGCGGATAAGGGCCTGCCCTTTGACCTGACCCTGGTTACCAACGCGAACCCGCAAAGCCGTGCTGTCGTGGCCCGCTACAAGCCACCCTTTTCAACCGAGGTATCCAAGATCGAGCCGCTGCATCTCTCCTGGCCGCGCGGCGTGATCTCCCTATCCCACGTCGCCTTGCCGTTTGCGCCCGATGACCCCCTGTACGGGCAGGGGCCGCCCACTAAAATAGACGCCCTTTTTCTGGGTCAGATGGCTATCCAGGGCGAAAGGGATTTACTCAAGATCCCCTACAGTTTTTTATTGCGCATCCGCTTCAACCCGTTTTACGTTTATCTCGAAACGCGGGTGCTTGAATGGTTCGATCAGGCAGAGGAATAA
- a CDS encoding alpha/beta hydrolase, translating into MKTKALNARRRFSTLAFGCMGVVVIALAVSGCSSSRRYKIDLMPAPSVFENGAVNPLPKGQPPVSYDDFRMLYATDRKPSDNPNERPFYLDEPAFVLRLGEARVKAGPLGTDWETVRQITLAKDRSEDYPLEVIAVDGAGYLANTYSFMTRSIPEDPSSDDHGREFARLVNERLATSGVKDVYIYLHGFRVMFDVPALVSAELWHFMGYRGAFIAYSWASTPSLFAYFADLEAAVILARKLRLFLTYLAEETQAEKIHIIGFSAGSRLVVRALHQMALLFEDETIEEIRKKVRIGNVIIVGGDISHEEFGVALADDFLRVAERTTIYVSSADRALAFVSWLFRRERLGEMWPEELPARAAKFLQAHPSLQFVDVTEAAGSTDGNGHSFFRKSPWVSSDLISLLAYDLSAAQRGLEKDKKLLVWRFPPDFIARLRKALTKINPEWAGKQAK; encoded by the coding sequence ATGAAAACGAAAGCGCTAAATGCAAGACGACGTTTTTCAACGCTAGCATTCGGATGTATGGGTGTAGTGGTCATAGCGCTCGCCGTTAGTGGCTGCTCGAGCAGCAGGCGTTATAAAATCGATCTGATGCCCGCACCCTCTGTTTTCGAAAATGGTGCCGTCAATCCGCTGCCCAAAGGGCAGCCGCCGGTATCCTATGATGACTTCCGCATGCTGTATGCCACAGATCGCAAACCCTCCGATAATCCTAACGAAAGGCCGTTTTATCTCGATGAGCCCGCCTTTGTTTTGCGATTGGGTGAGGCCAGAGTCAAAGCCGGACCTCTGGGGACCGACTGGGAAACGGTGCGCCAGATTACGTTGGCCAAGGATCGCTCCGAGGATTACCCCCTTGAGGTGATTGCGGTCGATGGTGCCGGCTACCTGGCGAATACCTATTCCTTTATGACGCGCTCAATCCCCGAAGATCCATCCTCGGATGACCATGGCCGGGAGTTTGCCCGGCTGGTTAACGAGCGTTTGGCGACTTCAGGTGTTAAGGATGTCTATATATATCTTCACGGTTTTCGGGTGATGTTCGATGTCCCTGCGCTTGTTTCTGCCGAGCTGTGGCATTTTATGGGCTACCGCGGGGCTTTCATCGCTTACAGCTGGGCGTCAACACCCAGTTTATTTGCCTATTTTGCGGATCTGGAGGCCGCTGTCATCTTGGCGCGCAAGCTGCGTCTGTTTCTGACCTACCTGGCGGAAGAAACCCAGGCGGAAAAAATCCACATCATTGGCTTCAGCGCCGGATCGCGGCTGGTGGTGAGGGCGTTGCACCAGATGGCCCTGCTCTTTGAAGATGAAACCATCGAGGAGATTCGCAAGAAGGTGCGCATCGGCAATGTCATCATTGTTGGCGGCGACATCAGCCATGAAGAATTTGGTGTCGCCCTGGCGGATGACTTCCTCAGGGTTGCGGAACGAACCACGATCTATGTGTCTTCGGCGGACCGGGCCCTGGCGTTTGTTAGCTGGTTATTTCGCCGTGAGCGGCTCGGCGAGATGTGGCCTGAAGAATTGCCGGCGCGGGCGGCCAAGTTTCTGCAGGCCCATCCGTCGCTGCAATTTGTCGACGTCACCGAGGCTGCCGGCTCGACGGACGGCAACGGCCACTCCTTTTTTCGCAAAAGTCCCTGGGTTAGCTCCGACCTGATCTCGCTGCTGGCCTACGATCTGAGCGCTGCTCAAAGGGGGCTTGAAAAGGATAAGAAGTTGCTGGTCTGGAGATTTCCGCCGGACTTTATCGCGCGGTTGCGAAAGGCCCTGACTAAAATCAATCCGGAATGGGCCGGCAAGCAGGCAAAGTAA